A portion of the Myxococcus stipitatus genome contains these proteins:
- a CDS encoding ABC transporter permease, protein MWNDVSMDVRYAVRTMRQSPVFTVAAVLVLALGIGVTTALFSVVDAVLLRPLPFPESDRVVVVTPESSTRQRSAYSLPNYEDLAREVTQVRALSAYAGEAFTLTGSGDARQLWGAVVVGPFFEALGVTPSLGRTFTAQERDARVVVLSHARWLKEGGGAEVLGRTLTLDGQPYTVVGVMPPSFDVPQGSTELWVPFDSQPASVTRELREARGHRAFYMLGRLSPGATLESAGHELGAVGARIAAEKDAVLEVSLRGYGEQLTRDVRLLLWVLLGAVSLVLLLAAANVAHLQLARAAARQRELGIRVALGAGRGRLVRQLLTESVLLALLGGVGGVLLALWATDLLLYLGASRLPRSDGVGVSGRVLLFALGVTLTTGVGVGLVPALQRSRLSPGAVLGRGAAESSRGRVHAVLVVAEVALALLLVTGAGLMLKSFWRMYQADPGVRAEGVFVARLSLPADRYGEPVRAAGFHRELTERLAARPEVAAVGLGESLPAGGSIHRSGYFLEGTVDPPVRPNALVNASTPGFLEALRVPLLAGRRLQASDGANAPRVMVVSERFARRVFPGQDPLGRRVSFGGDDAEGNPLWVTVVGVVGDVAYAGVEEGHEPTVYVPMAQDPSSGGQLAVRAAAGLSPQSLEAVVREELRAVDPLVALSQPSTLEARLDKDLGQPRFRAVLLGAFGVLALVLAAVGIYGVMSYAVAQRAHEMGVRLALGARGVDILRLVVGQSLRRVALGLALGLGGALAAHRIMEGLLYGMEALDVSVLASVSLLLWGTAWLASWLPARRAASVDPASILRRG, encoded by the coding sequence ATGTGGAACGACGTCTCGATGGATGTGCGGTACGCGGTGCGGACGATGCGCCAGTCGCCCGTGTTCACCGTGGCGGCGGTGTTGGTGCTGGCGCTGGGCATCGGCGTGACGACCGCGCTGTTCAGCGTGGTGGACGCGGTGCTCCTGCGCCCGCTGCCGTTCCCGGAGTCGGACCGCGTGGTGGTGGTGACGCCCGAGTCGTCGACCCGGCAGCGGTCGGCCTACAGCCTGCCCAACTACGAGGACCTGGCGCGAGAGGTCACCCAGGTGCGCGCGTTGAGCGCGTACGCCGGTGAGGCCTTCACCCTCACGGGCTCCGGGGACGCGCGGCAGCTCTGGGGCGCGGTGGTGGTGGGGCCGTTCTTCGAGGCCCTGGGGGTGACGCCCTCGCTGGGGCGCACCTTCACCGCGCAGGAGCGCGACGCGCGCGTGGTGGTGCTCTCCCATGCGCGCTGGCTGAAGGAGGGCGGTGGCGCGGAGGTGCTCGGCCGGACGCTGACGCTGGATGGGCAGCCCTACACGGTGGTGGGGGTGATGCCCCCGTCCTTCGACGTGCCGCAGGGCTCCACCGAGCTCTGGGTGCCGTTCGACAGTCAGCCCGCGAGCGTGACGCGGGAGCTCCGGGAGGCGCGGGGGCATCGCGCGTTCTACATGCTGGGGCGCCTGTCGCCCGGCGCGACGCTCGAGTCCGCGGGGCACGAACTGGGCGCGGTGGGCGCGCGCATCGCGGCGGAGAAGGACGCCGTGCTGGAGGTGAGCCTGCGCGGGTACGGCGAGCAGCTCACGCGGGACGTGCGGCTGCTCCTGTGGGTGCTCCTGGGCGCCGTGTCCCTGGTGTTGCTGCTGGCCGCGGCCAACGTGGCGCACCTGCAGCTGGCGCGCGCGGCGGCGCGGCAGCGGGAGCTGGGCATCCGCGTCGCCCTGGGCGCCGGGCGTGGCCGGCTGGTGCGGCAGCTGCTCACGGAGAGCGTGCTGCTCGCGCTGCTGGGGGGCGTGGGGGGCGTGCTGCTCGCGCTGTGGGCCACGGACCTGCTGCTGTACCTGGGCGCCAGCCGCCTGCCGCGCTCGGACGGGGTGGGGGTGAGCGGTCGCGTCCTCCTCTTCGCGCTGGGCGTGACGCTGACGACGGGCGTGGGCGTGGGCCTGGTGCCAGCGCTGCAACGCAGCCGGCTGTCTCCCGGCGCGGTGCTGGGACGGGGCGCCGCGGAGTCCTCCCGCGGCCGCGTGCACGCGGTGCTGGTGGTGGCGGAGGTGGCGCTGGCGCTGCTGCTCGTCACCGGCGCGGGGTTGATGCTCAAGAGCTTCTGGCGCATGTACCAGGCGGACCCTGGCGTGCGCGCCGAGGGCGTCTTCGTGGCCCGGCTGTCGCTGCCCGCGGACCGCTACGGGGAGCCGGTGCGGGCGGCGGGCTTCCACCGGGAGCTGACGGAGCGGCTCGCCGCGAGGCCGGAGGTCGCCGCCGTGGGCCTGGGAGAGAGCCTCCCCGCAGGCGGCTCCATCCACCGCTCGGGCTACTTCCTGGAGGGCACGGTGGATCCTCCCGTGCGCCCCAACGCGCTGGTCAACGCCTCCACGCCGGGCTTCCTGGAAGCGCTGCGCGTGCCGCTGCTCGCCGGGCGTCGGCTCCAGGCGTCGGATGGCGCGAACGCGCCGCGGGTCATGGTGGTGAGCGAGCGCTTCGCGCGGCGGGTCTTCCCCGGGCAGGACCCGTTGGGCCGCCGGGTGTCCTTCGGCGGTGACGACGCGGAGGGCAACCCGCTGTGGGTGACGGTGGTGGGCGTGGTGGGGGACGTCGCGTACGCGGGCGTCGAGGAGGGGCACGAGCCCACGGTGTACGTGCCCATGGCGCAGGACCCGTCCTCGGGAGGACAGCTGGCGGTGAGGGCCGCGGCGGGGCTGTCGCCCCAGTCGCTGGAGGCGGTGGTGCGCGAGGAGCTGCGCGCCGTGGACCCGCTGGTGGCGCTCTCGCAACCATCCACGCTGGAGGCGCGGCTGGACAAGGACCTGGGCCAACCCCGCTTCCGCGCCGTGCTGCTGGGCGCCTTCGGCGTGCTGGCGCTGGTGCTGGCGGCGGTGGGCATCTACGGCGTCATGTCCTACGCGGTGGCGCAGCGGGCCCACGAGATGGGCGTCCGTCTGGCGCTGGGCGCGAGGGGCGTGGACATCCTGAGGCTCGTGGTGGGCCAGTCGCTGCGGCGCGTGGCCCTGGGCCTGGCGCTGGGCCTGGGGGGCGCGCTGGCGGCCCACCGCATCATGGAGGGGCTGCTCTACGGGATGGAGGCGCTGGATGTTTCGGTGTTGGCCTCCGTCTCCCTCCTGCTATGGGGCACCGCCTGGTTGGCGAGCTGGCTACCAGCTCGCAGGGCCGCCAGCGTGGACCCCGCTTCCATCCTTCGTCGCGGTTGA
- a CDS encoding ABC transporter ATP-binding protein translates to MSSPLISLRHVEKSYPLAGGRAWVLRNIDLDIQAGEFVTLMGPSGAGKSTLLSILGMLDAEWQGEYVLDGQAVHKLKPKDRGELSRRTIGFVFQQYHLLDNLTVAENLEVPLAYRNLKKGERDALVGDMLDRFQLVGKKDLFPSQLSGGQQQLVGIARALIANPKVLLADEPTGNLHSQQAKHIMEVFQKLNQEGTTIVQVTHSDANAAYGHRIVQLADGWLQKN, encoded by the coding sequence ATGTCCTCACCTCTCATCTCCCTGCGGCATGTCGAGAAGTCCTATCCCCTGGCGGGAGGGCGCGCCTGGGTGTTGCGCAACATCGACCTGGACATCCAGGCCGGCGAGTTCGTCACGCTGATGGGCCCCTCTGGCGCGGGCAAGTCCACGCTGCTGTCCATCCTGGGCATGCTCGACGCGGAGTGGCAGGGCGAGTACGTCCTGGACGGCCAGGCGGTCCACAAGCTGAAGCCCAAGGACCGGGGGGAGCTGTCGCGGCGCACCATCGGCTTCGTCTTCCAGCAGTACCACCTGCTCGACAACCTGACGGTGGCGGAGAACCTCGAGGTCCCCCTGGCCTACCGCAACCTCAAGAAGGGCGAGCGCGACGCGCTGGTGGGCGACATGCTCGACCGCTTCCAGCTGGTGGGGAAGAAGGACCTGTTCCCCTCGCAGCTCTCCGGTGGGCAGCAGCAGCTGGTGGGCATCGCCCGCGCGCTCATCGCCAACCCCAAGGTGCTCCTGGCGGACGAGCCCACCGGCAACCTCCACTCGCAGCAGGCGAAGCACATCATGGAGGTCTTCCAGAAGCTGAACCAGGAGGGCACCACCATCGTCCAGGTGACGCACTCGGACGCCAACGCGGCGTACGGCCACCGCATCGTCCAGCTCGCGGACGGGTGGCTCCAGAAGAACTGA